A stretch of DNA from Anaerobranca gottschalkii DSM 13577:
ATGTATTCATATACAGTTGGTCTACTAATACCTAAGTTTCTAGCTATTTGAGAAATAGTAAATCCTTTTTCCTTTAATTGTTGTATTTCTATATACATTTTCCACCCCTGTTCTTTTTTCACGCTTATCTCCCCTTTGAGTATAATATCATAATGATATTATACTCAAAGGAACTAAGGTTTTCATTAAAACTTGTAGTTAGATTATTTAATTTTAATGCCAAAAACAGTTTCAACTAAATGATTTGCATTTTCCAGTTTTTAATCACCTCTTTTCCAAATTTTAGGTTAAATGTGTAAAATCTTATTTATCAATAACTGTCAACTTTATTTTATCATTTACATTAGTTTACCTACATTAGAGAAGGATAATGAAATTATTGATATTGATCCATTTACAGTGTTTGGACTATTTAATAAAAGTTCAATGAAAGAAATTAATCGAAAAAGTATTATAAAATATATCGCTGATGAGTTTAATATAAATGCAAAAATACCTACTTCTTTTAATAGCATACCAGTTCTTAATAATCAAAATGCTACGTTCTATAATTTTATTGGATATAGAAATGATAGTGATATTGACGATTTATGGGAATTATTTTCATCTGCCCTTGATTATTCTAAAAATCCAACTCAGGCAAATCGTGATAAAGTTTCCAAATTCTTCGATAGAGTTATAAACCAAAAAGGAAATGGTAATAGTAAGATAACTATGGGCCTTTATTGGATATCTCCTGATACATTTTTAAATCTTGATAGCCGTAATACATGGTATATATATGAAGCTGGAAAAATTCCTGATAATATAGTATCTATTTTGCCGAAAGTAGAAGAAAAAATTTCTGCAAACAAATATTTTGATATTATGAAAAAGATAAGTGAATATCTTAAAAGCAGTGCAAGTAATCTTAAAAATTTTAAAGAGTTATCCTTTGAAGCATGGCGTTATTCAGAAGAAATAAATCATAAAGAAAAATCGAAAAAGGTTCAAAGTCAACGAGATGATAAAGGCTCTGGACTCGCAGATGAAGATGTAGATACTATTCATTATTGGATCTATACACCTGGTGAAGGGGCAAGGAAGTGGGATGAGTTTTATGAAAAAGGTATTATGGGAATTGGTTGGGAGAAAATTGGTGATTTAAATCAATATTCAACTAAAGAAGAAATGAAGAAAGCCATGAAAGAAAAAATTAACCCTAACGGATCTTTTATGAATGATGCTCTTGCTACTTGGCAATTTGTCTATGAGATGAAAAAAGGTGATATTATATTTGTTAAAAAAGGTAGAACTCAAATTATAGGTCGTGGTGTTGTTGTTTCAGATTATTACTTTGATACAACTTTAGATAGTGAATTCCCCAATTTAAGGAATGTTAAATGGACTCATAAAGGTGAATGGGAACATCCTGGTCAAGCTATTACAAAGACTTTAACGGATATTACACCTTTTACTAACTATGTTGAAAAACTTGAAGCATTGTTTAGTGAAGATAATGACGGAGAAATTTTTAAGGAACAAGAAATAGAATATCCAATATATGATAGGAATAAATTTTTGGAAGAAGTGTATATGGATGAGGAGGATTATGATACATTATTAGAACTTGTTAGAAATAAAAAAAATGTTATCTTACAAGGTCCTCCAGGAGTAGGGAAAACATATGCTGCAAAACGTTTAGCTTATTCTATGATGGGTGTTAAGGATCAGACTCGAATAATGATGGTTCAGTTTCATCAGAGTTATAGTTATGAAGATTTCATTGAAGGTTTCAGACCTTCAATTACTGATGGTGGTTTTGAAATTAAAAAAGGTTCATTCTACAATTTTTGTAAAAAAGCAGCAGATGACATTGAAAATGAGTATTTCTTTATTATTGATGAGATCAATCGAGGTAATATAAGTAAAATATTTGGAGAATTATTTATGTTAATAGAAAATGATAAACGTGGCAATTCGCTACAATTACTTTATTCTAACGAAAAGTTTTTTGTACCAAAAAATATTTATATAATAGGGATGATGAATACAGCAGATAGAAGTTTAGCATTTATAGATTATGCTTTACGTAGACGTTTTGCTTTTTTTGAAATAAAACCAGGATTTAAATCTAAGGGATTTTCAATTTATACAAAGCAATTAAATAATAAGAAGCTGAATAGTCTTATTGAATGTGTTGAAAGACTAAACAATGTTATTGCTGATGATGAAACACTTGGAGAAGGTTTTTTAATTGGCCACAGTTATTTTTGCAA
This window harbors:
- a CDS encoding helix-turn-helix domain-containing protein yields the protein MYIEIQQLKEKGFTISQIARNLGISRPTVYEY
- a CDS encoding AAA family ATPase — its product is MCKILFINNCQLYFIIYISLPTLEKDNEIIDIDPFTVFGLFNKSSMKEINRKSIIKYIADEFNINAKIPTSFNSIPVLNNQNATFYNFIGYRNDSDIDDLWELFSSALDYSKNPTQANRDKVSKFFDRVINQKGNGNSKITMGLYWISPDTFLNLDSRNTWYIYEAGKIPDNIVSILPKVEEKISANKYFDIMKKISEYLKSSASNLKNFKELSFEAWRYSEEINHKEKSKKVQSQRDDKGSGLADEDVDTIHYWIYTPGEGARKWDEFYEKGIMGIGWEKIGDLNQYSTKEEMKKAMKEKINPNGSFMNDALATWQFVYEMKKGDIIFVKKGRTQIIGRGVVVSDYYFDTTLDSEFPNLRNVKWTHKGEWEHPGQAITKTLTDITPFTNYVEKLEALFSEDNDGEIFKEQEIEYPIYDRNKFLEEVYMDEEDYDTLLELVRNKKNVILQGPPGVGKTYAAKRLAYSMMGVKDQTRIMMVQFHQSYSYEDFIEGFRPSITDGGFEIKKGSFYNFCKKAADDIENEYFFIIDEINRGNISKIFGELFMLIENDKRGNSLQLLYSNEKFFVPKNIYIIGMMNTADRSLAFIDYALRRRFAFFEIKPGFKSKGFSIYTKQLNNKKLNSLIECVERLNNVIADDETLGEGFLIGHSYFCNIDEVNDKVLSNIVEYELIPLIKEYWFDEPSKVKEWADYLRSAIK